Proteins found in one Kluyveromyces marxianus DMKU3-1042 DNA, complete genome, chromosome 2 genomic segment:
- the BNI5 gene encoding Bni5p, with amino-acid sequence MDSDQVKKRMSQIELEISEMNEMIEKNLRMQEGASDVQDGETDHTTGATKGASEKEFEDDNDDDDYAELRKLTAEQVDEFVQNAITSEGEETDHREEKTEEPVQYQVKPETEVPITATSTVTAAAVTTDTTTSTTTTGTTTVTTTATKEDESDEVPPETTSKKPNPVADSVSVSEPTLEFKSEPVRRTSQKIDASTSTDEFEQETKADVITRENGKSKTYPEPASSPASASSTTNKKTSSVVSPTNRSFSNPFRVVHVGSQPSSRNGSRVSSAASNSSTASGSDVNIEQLQKNYNVLSMKCTKLKKEIEYLNKFQQESTLTLEDRRKLIAAIEKLQEYLDKKNRQRYDTGVILSRQIRKTVDMGTNGQFWVGRT; translated from the coding sequence ATGGATTCTGATCAGGTAAAGAAGCGAATGTCGCAGATAGAACTAGAGATTAGTGAGATGAATGAGATGattgaaaagaacttgAGGATGCAAGAGGGAGCGTCGGATGTTCAAGACGGTGAAACGGATCATACTACTGGCGCTACAAAGGGAGCGtctgaaaaagaatttgagGATGAtaatgacgatgacgattATGCAGAACTAAGGAAACTGACTGCGGAGCAGGTTGACGAGTTTGTGCAAAACGCGATCACTAGCGAAGGAGAAGAGACCGACCACAGGGAAGAAAAGACAGAGGAACCCGTTCAGTATCAAGTCAAGCCAGAAACAGAGGTTCCTATAACTGCCACTAGTACTGtcactgctgctgctgttaCTACTGatactactactagtactactaccaccGGCACTACTACTGTTACAACTACTGCTACAAAGGAAGATGAATCTGATGAGGTGCCTCCAGAAACGACTTCCAAGAAACCCAATCCTGTAGCTGACTCTGTGTCCGTGTCCGAACCAACACTAGAATTCAAGTCCGAGCCCGTCAGGAGAACATCCCAAAAGATTGACGCATCTACCAGTACAGACGAATTCGAGCAGGAAACAAAAGCTGATGTAATAACCAGAGAGAACGGCAAGTCCAAGACATACCCAGAGCCAGCAAGCTCCCCAGCATCTGCTTCGTCCACCACCAATAAGAAGACAAGTTCAGTTGTTTCCCCAACAAACCGTTCTTTCAGCAACCCATTCCGCGTGGTGCATGTCGGCAGCCAACCGAGCTCCAGAAACGGCTCGCGTGTATCTAGTGCTGCATCAAATTCCAGCACCGCTTCTGGTTCAGACGTCAATATCGAGCAACTACAAAAGAACTACAACGTTCTTTCCATGAAATGCACCAAGctgaaaaaagaaatcgaaTATCTCAACAAGTTCCAGCAGGAGTCAACACTCACTCTCGAGGACAGACGTAAATTGATAGCTGCCATTGAGAAATTACAAGAATACttggacaagaagaacagacAGCGCTACGATACTGGTGTAATATTGTCGCGTCAAATTAGAAAAACCGTGGATATGGGCACGAACGGACAATTTTGGGTTGGAAGAACATGA
- the DSE2 gene encoding Dse2p gives MQFKKSAVVSFLSLLGSLSTALADVRFITSNGVVYSYQVRTSTIKPASTYVETLYYTTTVVEAVTLENNVVTSTTKKAVVTSTVSTTSSLPTTTEDSSENDATEPSKPTPASSSPSSSPSSNSATTLSLVDSSDVDSQGKSSGKSSATITSTAAQEDSTTSLVSETTATDGYCEVVYEYTDNDEYYSTVEISGTQSVDAATTYTKTRTVYTTVSSS, from the coding sequence ATGCAATTTAAAAAATCAGCAGTTGTTTCCttcctttctcttttggGTTCCCTCTCGACAGCTTTGGCCGATGTCAGATTTATTACATCCAACGGTGTTGTGTACAGTTATCAAGTTAGAACTTCTACTATCAAGCCTGCTTCAACGTATGTTGAAACTCTATATTATACCACCACTGTTGTCGAGGCTGTTACACTAGAGAACAATGTTGTGACCTCCACAACTAAGAAAGCGGTTGTGACGTCTACGGTATCTACTACTTCGTCACTTCCCACAACTACTGAAGACTCTTCTGAGAATGACGCTACGGAACCAAGTAAACCAACACCAGCCAGTTCCAGTCCTTCTAGCTCCCCAAGTTCAAACTCCGCCACTACATTATCATTAGTAGACTCTTCTGATGTCGATTCTCAAGGAAAATCTTCTGGGAAGTCATCCGCAACCATCACATCTACAGCCGCTCAAGAAGATAGTACGACGTCTTTGGTGAGTGAAACTACGGCTACTGATGGTTACTGTGAAGTAGTCTACGAATATActgataatgatgaatatTATTCAACAGTTGAAATATCTGGCACTCAGTCAGTTGACGCGGCTACCACATACACAAAGACTAGAACTGTCTATACGACTGTTTCATCTTCGTGA
- the IBD2 gene encoding Ibd2p has product MGNGNASIEFVSENGPIDFSVMMQEGVKALTKILSTHLQDNPDLINEKSMKVIFKDNNGKLEPVFAPSESISEKGPGDEREIHNENVSDENRSEETDEDYEVIEFDNEGNYHVCAKGSEDRILNPDRGRIQEIGDSSEEDSCDGDKSITGDGNLNISNNLPRAKLDVQVPTLQAGPISSTEHEIVFEHENGVNTRFSPSSGFKNEFTDKGDPHRLHHKSGMHHDTNPNSCACHRNNSHGSKDGYQYPQQTPHSVPNFKALLQSTLSNRQLCPFCEYYLVFGTPPAYMMRRAASKSSAGHLHYKHNEQLSDSGYISRESNHNTDELENSELKTQTKKKKRKSKKKGKR; this is encoded by the coding sequence ATGGGAAATGGGAACGCATCTATAGAGTTTGTTTCCGAAAATGGGCCAATAGACTTCAGTGTGATGATGCAGGAGGGCGTTAAAGCGTTAACTAAGATACTCTCTACTCATCTACAAGATAACCCAGATCTAATAAATGAGAAATCGATGAAAGTTATATTCAAGGACAATAATGGTAAACTAGAACCGGTTTTTGCACCAAGTGAAAGCATTTCTGAAAAAGGGCCTGGCGATGAGCGTGAGATTCACAATGAGAATGTCAGTGATGAAAACCGTAGCGAAGAAACGGATGAAGACTACGAGGTAATAGAGTTTGACAATGAGGGAAATTACCATGTCTGCGCTAAAGGATCTGAAGACAGAATATTGAACCCAGACCGTGGGAGAATACAGGAAATTGGCGACTCATCAGAAGAGGATTCATGCGATGGCGATAAGTCTATTACAGGCGATGGTAACCTaaatatttcaaacaaTCTGCCGAGAGCCAAGTTGGATGTACAAGTTCCAACACTACAAGCGGGGCCTATATCATCTACGGAACATGAAATAGTATTCGAACATGAAAATGGAGTTAATACCAGATTTTCTCCATCCAGTGGTTTCAAAAATGAGTTTACTGATAAAGGGGATCCTCATCGTTTACATCACAAGAGCGGCATGCATCATGATACGAATCCAAACTCATGTGCCTGTCATAGAAATAATTCTCATGGGTCTAAAGACGGATATCAATATCCACAACAGACACCACATTCCGTACCCAATTTCAAGGCTTTGCTACAGAGCACATTGAGCAACAGGCAACTTTGCCCATTCTGCGAGTATTATCTCGTGTTCGGCACCCCTCCTGCATACATGATGAGGAGGGCAGCATCAAAATCATCTGCAGGTCATTTACACTACAAACATAATGAACAGCTTTCCGACAGTGGTTACATTAGCCGGGAAAGCAACCACAATACCGATGAACTAGAAAATTCAGAGCTCAAAACACAaacgaagaaaaagaagcgaaagtccaagaaaaagggtAAACGTTAG
- the RIA1 gene encoding GTPase RIA1, with protein sequence MSRAGPETSKRLQQNPSCIRNICILAHVDHGKTSLSDSLLASNGIISQKLAGKVRYLDSRPDEQLRGITMESSAISLYFRVLRKQEGSDKPLVNEHLINLIDSPGHIDFSSEVSAASRLCDGAVVLVDVVEGVCSQTVTVLRQCWIEKLKPILVLNKIDRLISELQLTPQEAYIHLSKVIEQVNSVIGSFYAGERSLEDESWRERLEQNVDAQYEEKDDSDLYFNPMDNNVIFASAVDGWGFNIGRFAKFYEEKLGAKRENLQKVLWGDFYMDPKTKKIINSKGLKGRNLKPLFVSLILDNIWKIYDNVLNQHDSEMLNKITKALNITIQPRDLRSKDHKGLLRTIMGQWIPVSTAVLLSVVENLPSPVDSQNERIDSILGNSVGYELADKKLIEGMKKCDKHAPVSAYVSKMLSIPKEELPLQSLSGSQNTDSVIERSRRAREEAMKIAKQAEMQSNLEKLRLAENQPEPETNHKSKQDKDNDDDLFARAADSTLTPDVDVIKANAIKSKLLSRSTDNDEIKVVTEPAPAFDLGINFEYEEDEDDKLHSNLSTGEKEGEIPQFVPQDIDPNDPLASLFEYTDEDPFAAASAENDASANAEQELSEELDMEDSNEVLIAFARLYSGTLKVGSKISVLGPKFNPAFPTEHIQTAEITSLYLFMGRDLVPLEECPAGNIVGIGGLAGKLLKNGTLIEPGIAGVNLAGVHLHTQPIVQVALEPVNPTQMNHLVHGLKLLNQADPCVETYVTDNGEHILCTAGELHLERCLKDLRERFAGIEITSSEPAIPYKETFISVPDLDRPVSTKLGRGYAEGYLANWKMRFRVLPLPEVVIKLLLDHEQVLKELNDETVSPQNKEEKLQIILNALKSAFEQAEKQNDATEWLDISEKYVDNIVAFGPKQSGSNILVDNTNSISNLIGRTGKFEYEYSILNGFELAVNEGPLAKEQVQGMCIVLDELREMTNEEMDKIEETGYQTSVPNFSGRLITKTRDLTHQAMMEWSPRLMWAMYTCDIQASVDVLGKVYAVVQQRRGRITSEELKEGTPFFQIEARIPVVEAFGFSEDIRKKTSGAAQPQLVFAGFETIDLDPFWVPKTEEELEEMGEFADKENIARKHMNSIRRKKGLFVDEKVIQNAEKQRTLKRN encoded by the coding sequence ATGTCTCGAGCCGGACCTGAAACCTCAAAGCGTTTGCAGCAAAATCCATCCTGTATTAGGAACATTTGTATTCTAGCGCATGTCGATCATGGTAAGACATCCTTATCAGATTCCCTATTAGCTTCCAACGGGATCATCTCCCAAAAACTTGCTGGGAAAGTTAGATATTTGGATTCTAGACCAGATGAACAGTTAAGAGGAATAACTATGGAATCTAGTGCCATTTCCTTGTATTTCAGAGTCCTGCGCAAGCAAGAAGGCTCTGACAAACCATTAGTTAATGAGCATTTAATCAATTTGATTGATTCCCCAGGCCACATTGACTTTTCAAGTGAGGTTAGCGCTGCATCTAGACTATGTGATGGTGCTGTCGTACTTGTAGATGTGGTTGAAGGTGTGTGCTCTCAAACAGTCACCGTTTTACGCCAATGTTGGATAGAGAAATTGAAACCAATTTTGGTCTTAAACAAAATCGATAGGTTGATTTCAGAACTTCAATTGACTCCACAGGAAGCGTATATACATTTATCAAAGGTTATTGAGCAAGTTAACTCAGTCATTGGCTCTTTTTATGCAGGTGAAAGATCacttgaagatgaatcaTGGAGAGAACGTTTAGAGCAAAATGTCGATGCGCAGTATGAAGAGAAGGATGATTCTGACTTGTATTTCAATCCTATGGATAACAACGTCATCTTCGCCTCTGCAGTTGATGGTTGGGGTTTCAATATCGGAAGATTTGCCAAATTCTATGAAGAAAAGCTTGGTGCTAAAAGAGAGAATTTACAAAAGGTTCTATGGGGGGACTTCTATATGGATCCTAAgactaaaaaaattatcAACAGCAAAGGATTAAAGGGAAGAAACCTAAAACCATTGTTTGTTAGTTTAATTCTAGAtaatatttggaagattTACGACAATGTTTTGAATCAGCATGACTCCGAAATGTTGAATAAAATTACGAAAGCTTTAAACATTACAATCCAACCACGGGACCTAAGATCAAAGGACCACAAAGGATTATTAAGAACTATAATGGGTCAATGGATTCCAGTCAGTACTGCTGTGCTTCTAAGCGTAGTTGAGAACTTGCCTTCTCCAGTTGATTCTCAGAACGAAAGAATTGACTCCATTCTTGGTAACTCTGTAGGTTACGAATTGGCAGACAAAAAGTTAATTGAAGGAATGAAAAAGTGTGATAAGCATGCTCCAGTAAGTGCTTATGTATCAAAGATGTTATCTATTCCAAAGGAAGAGCTACCATTGCAATCTTTAAGTGGATCTCAAAATACCGATTCCGTTATcgaaagaagcagaagagCGCGTGAAGAAGCAATGAAGATTGCTAAACAGGCAGAAATGCAAAGCAATCTCGAAAAGCTAAGGCTAGCTGAAAATCAACCGGAACCAGAAACCAACCACAAGTCCAAGCAAGACAAAGATAATGACGATGATTTGTTTGCTAGAGCAGCAGATTCAACTCTTACACCAGATGTAGATGTCATTAAAGCAAATGCTATAAAATCCAAACTTTTGTCTAGAAGCACggataatgatgaaataAAGGTAGTTACAGAGCCTGCACCTGCTTTCGATTTGGGAATAAACTTTGAGtatgaagaagacgaagatgatAAGCTTCATTCAAACTTGTCTACAGGAGAAAAGGAAGGTGAAATTCCTCAATTTGTTCCTCAAGATATCGATCCTAATGATCCTTTAGCGTCTTTATTTGAGTATACAGATGAAGACCCATTTGCAGCTGCATCAGCGGAAAATGACGCTTCTGCAAATGCTGAACAAGAGCTCTCAGAGGAATTGGATATGGAAGATTCCAACGAAGTTCTTATAGCCTTTGCAAGACTTTATAGTGGGACATTGAAGGTAGGATCGAAGATATCAGTTCTTGGACCTAAATTCAATCCAGCATTCCCTACCGAGCACATTCAAACTGCGGAAATAACAAGCTTGTACTTGTTCATGGGAAGAGATTTGGTTCCTCTAGAAGAGTGTCCCGCTGGTAATATTGTGGGTATTGGTGGATTAGCAGGAAagttattgaaaaatggtACTTTAATTGAACCAGGGATTGCTGGGGTGAATCTTGCCGGTGTACATCTTCACACCCAGCCTATTGTTCAGGTTGCCTTAGAACCTGTTAACCCTACACAGATGAATCACTTGGTACATGGACTAAAATTGTTAAATCAAGCCGATCCATGTGTGGAAACCTATGTTACAGACAACGGTGAACATATTTTGTGTACAGCAGGTGAACTCCATCTTGAAAGATGTTTAAAAGATTTAAGAGAGAGATTTGCTGGAATTGAAATCACTAGTTCTGAACCAGCTATTCCATATAAGGAGACATTCATTTCGGTTCCTGATTTAGACCGTCCTGTCAGTACCAAGCTCGGTAGAGGTTATGCAGAGGGTTACTTGGCCAATTGGAAGATGAGATTCAGAGTTTTACCATTACCGGAGGTCGTTATTAAGCTATTATTGGACCATGAGCAGGTATTGAAGGAATTAAATGATGAAACGGTGAGCCCacaaaataaagaagaaaaactacAAATTATCCTGAATGCATTAAAGAGTGCATTTGAACAAGCTGAGAAGCAAAATGATGCAACCGAATGGCTGGATATATCTGAAAAATATGTGGACAATATTGTTGCATTTGGACCCAAACAATCTGGATCAAATATTCTTGTAGATAACACAAACAGCATTTCTAATCTCATAGGAAGAACAGGAAAGTTTGAGTATGAGTACTCTATTTTAAATGGTTTCGAACTAGCTGTTAATGAAGGTCCTTTGGCTAAAGAACAAGTTCAAGGTATGTGCATAGTACTAGATGAATTGAGAGAGATGACAAACGAAGAAATGGACAAGATAGAGGAAACTGGATACCAGACCTCTGTTCCGAACTTTTCTGGTAGGTTGATCACTAAGACCAGAGATCTTACCCATCAAGCCATGATGGAATGGTCCCCAAGATTAATGTGGGCTATGTATACTTGTGATATCCAAGCATCTGTAGATGTTTTGGGTAAAGTTTACGCCGTTGTTCAACAACGCAGAGGTCGTATCACTTCTGAAGAACTCAAAGAGGGTACGCCATTCTTTCAGATTGAAGCGCGCATTCCTGTTGTTGAGGCATTTGGATTCAGTGAAGATATTAGAAAAAAGACTTCAGGTGCAGCACAACCTCAATTGGTCTTTGCTGGTTTTGAAACGATTGATCTAGATCCATTCTGGGTGccaaaaacagaagaagaactcgAAGAGATGGGTGAATTCGCTgacaaagaaaatatagCCAGAAAGCACATGAATTCCatcagaagaaagaagggtCTATTTGTCGACGAAAAAGTGATTCAAAATGCAGAGAAACAGAGAACATTGAAACGTAACTAA
- the CHS7 gene encoding Chs7p translates to MSFGDFSKICSKTPLPLCAVVKSTKQVILTNGTTVKNSQADVVNLGILPVCYARSIDVANTIIYEIGNAFINILTLFLLMIIIFNVRQKVTAIGRSEYSFFFQMCFVLTVITLVVDCGVSPPGSDSYPYLVAAQLGLAGACCWIMSVLGLLGFRLWEDGTLKSMFLMYGMAGCGFLLNFMVSIVTFKDWLQGNSNTSTNATGVFVVMYVINALALFIYVVCLIIVSVKVLNNYWATGSILLCVFFFVAGQVLMYTLSNTMCEGLNHYLDGLFIGSLGNMFAIMMLYKNWDMSTDDDLEFSVSIDSNGYTTFNSDMKL, encoded by the coding sequence ATGTCATTTGGTGATTTCAGCAAGATATGCTCGAAAACACCGCTTCCACTTTGTGCTGTAGTCAAGTCTACTAAGCAGGTTATATTAACGAATGGAACTACTGTCAAGAATTCGCAAGCAGATGTTGTAAATCTCGGGATATTGCCAGTTTGCTATGCTAGATCGATCGACGTCGCGAATACGATCATATATGAAATCGGGAATGCATttataaatattttgaCACTATTCCTCTTGatgattattatattcAACGTGAGGCAAAAGGTGACGGCAATTGGCCGGAGCGAATActccttttttttccagatGTGCTTTGTTTTAACGGTGATCACATTGGTGGTGGATTGCGGAGTTTCACCTCCAGGATCGGACTCTTACCCATATTTAGTTGCTGCGCAATTAGGTCTAGCGGGTGCTTGTTGCTGGATTATGTCAGTGCTTGGCCTTCTAGGGTTTAGATTGTGGGAGGATGGTACTCTAAAGTCTATGTTCCTGATGTATGGAATGGCCGGCTGCGGATTTTTGCTGAACTTCATGGTTAGCATCGTTACGTTCAAAGATTGGTTACAAGGCAATTCGAATACCTCGACAAACGCAACTGGAGTATTCGTTGTCATGTACGTCATAAATGCGCTAGCTCTATTCATCTATGTTGTTTGCTTGATAATTGTTTCGGTGAAAGTATTGAACAACTATTGGGCCACAGGATCGATACTATTGTGTGTGTTCTTTTTCGTGGCAGGCCAAGTACTAATGTACACGCTTTCGAATACAATGTGCGAAGGGTTGAATCATTATCTAGACGGATTGTTCATCGGAAGTTTAGGAAACATGTTCGCAATCATGATGCTGTACAAAAACTGGGATATGAGTACAGATGATGACTTAGAATTCAGTGTCAGCATCGACAGCAACGGTTACACAACATTCAATTCTGACATGAAGCTATGa
- the RPL42A gene encoding 60S ribosomal protein eL42 has product MVNVPKTRKTYCKGKACRKHSQHKVTQYKAGKASLYAQGKRRYDRKQSGFGGQTKQIFHKKAKTTKKVVLRLECMSCKTKTQLALKRCKHFELGGEKKQKGQALQF; this is encoded by the exons ATGG TTAACGTTCCAAAGACCAGAAAGACTTATTGTAAGGGTAAGGCTTGTCGTAAGCACTCCCAACACAAGGTTACCCAATACAAGGCTGGTAAGGCTTCCTTGTACGCCCAAGGTAAGAGAAGATATGACCGTAAGCAATCCGGTTTCGGTGGTCAAACCAAGCAAATTTTCCACAAGAAGGCTAAGACTACCAAGAAGGTCGTTTTGAGATTGGAATGTATGTCTTGTAAGACTAAGACCCAATTGGCTTTGAAGAGATGTAAGCACTTCGAATTGGGTggtgaaaagaagcaaaagggTCAAGCTTTGCAATTCTGA
- the CBK1 gene encoding serine/threonine protein kinase CBK1, whose amino-acid sequence MYGGVPDQNQQYYQQASSLQNDYSPNRNTTFSEPNPAMFSSNYMKQQDSQHSLQQQQQQQAYHQQQQHQQQMHQQMHQQPQVHGNNNNQLFSNGGFTDVPNLNYPATPPPTQSIYSHNNNSNSKVYQTAPNASPGQFSVNSDSGLYIPPTVQKQQQNMQQSPVRSVQQQPSSSPFAQSQVSSRPQSPQHSQYQVQYQQQQAAQQQQQQQMAQQQAQQQQQQQQQQQQQQQQQQQQQQQQQQQQIGIGNNYLYFERRPDLLTKTTQDKAAAVKLKIENFYQSSVGYAIERNQRRLELESELASQDWSDERKSRQLASLGKKESQFLRLRRTRLSLDDFHSVKVIGKGAFGEVRLVQKKDTGKIYAMKTLLKSEMYNKDQLAHVKAERDVLAGSDSPWVVSLYYSFQDSQYLYLIMEFLPGGDLMTMLIRWQIFTEDVTRFYMAECILAIEVIHKLGFIHRDIKPDNILIDIRGHIKLSDFGLSTGFHKTHDSNYYKKLLQEDEAKKQQQQQQQQQQQLNLQKPQIPNETSNTNRNTMLVDAIHLTMTNRQQMQTWRKSRRLMAYSTVGTPDYIAPEIFLYQGYGQECDWWSLGAIMYECLIGWPPFCSETPQETYRKIMNFEQTLQFPDDIHISYEAEDLIRRLLTHSENRLGRHGGADEIKAHPFFNGVDWNTIRQVEAPYIPKLSSVTDTRFFPTDELENVPDSPAMAQAARQREQMMKQQQGVPQSNAKEDLPFIGYTYSRFDYLTRKNAL is encoded by the coding sequence ATGTATGGAGGAGTTCCTGATCAGAACCAACAGTATTATCAACAGGCTTCTAGTCTGCAGAACGACTACTCACCTAATAGGAACACGACCTTTTCTGAACCAAATCCAGCAATGTTTAGCTCGAACTACATGAAGCAACAAGACTCGCAGCATTCGCttcagcagcaacaacagcaacaagcataccaccaacaacagcagcatcaacaacagatgCATCAGCAGATGCATCAGCAGCCCCAAGTTCATggtaacaataacaatcaGCTTTTCTCTAATGGAGGTTTCACCGATGTTCCAAACCTGAACTATCCTGCCACACCGCCACCTACCCAGAGTATCTACTCTCATAACAATAATTCCAATTCTAAGGTGTACCAAACAGCTCCGAACGCATCGCCTGGCCAATTTTCGGTGAATAGTGATTCGGGACTGTATATTCCACCCACAgttcaaaaacaacagCAGAATATGCAGCAGAGCCCTGTTAGATCAGTACAACAACAGCCTTCTTCGTCTCCCTTTGCTCAAAGCCAGGTGTCATCCAGACCGCAGTCACCTCAACACAGTCAATACCAAGTTCAGtaccagcagcaacaaGCGGcccaacaacagcaacaacaacaaatggCCCAACAGCAagctcaacaacaacaacagcagcaacaacagcaacaacagcaacaacagcaacaacagcaacagcaacaacagcagcaacaacaacagattGGTATAGGAAATAATTACTTGTACTTCGAAAGAAGACCTGATTTGCTAACCAAAACTACCCAGGATAAAGCTGCTGCCGTGAAGttgaaaatagaaaacTTCTATCAAAGCAGTGTTGGCTATGctattgaaagaaatcaaagaagattggaattggaatcTGAGTTAGCATCTCAAGATTGGTCTGATGAGCGTAAAAGCAGACAGCTTGCTTCTCTGGGTAAGAAAGAGTCGCAATTCTTAAGGTTGCGTAGAACTAGACTCTCATTGGATGACTTCCATTCCGTTAAAGTTATTGGTAAGGGTGCATTCGGTGAAGTTAGACTagttcaaaagaaggacaCAGGTAAAATATATGCTATGAAAACGTTACTAAAATCAGAAATGTACAATAAAGACCAACTAGCTCACGTTAAAGCCGAAAGAGACGTGTTGGCTGGTAGCGATTCTCCTTGGGTTGTCTCATTATATTATTCCTTCCAAGATTCACAATATTTATACTTGATTATGGAGTTTTTGCCTGGTGGTGATCTAATGACAATGTTGATCAGATGGCAAATCTTCACTGAAGATGTTACCAGATTTTACATGGCAGAGTGTATTCTTGCCATTGAGGTCATTCATAAATTAGGCTTCATTCACAGAGATATTAAACCGGATAATATCTTGATAGATATAAGGGGTCATATCAAGTTATCTGACTTCGGATTAAGTACTGGGTTCCACAAAACTCATGATTCAAATTATTACAAAAAACTtttacaagaagatgaagccaaaaagcaacagcaacagcaacagcaacagcaacagcaactAAACCTGCAGAAACCTCAGATTCCAAATGAAACATCTAATACAAACAGAAATACGATGCTTGTTGATGCTATTCATTTGACTATGACCAACAGACAACAGATGCAAACGTGGAGAAAATCTCGTAGATTGATGGCATATTCTACTGTTGGTACACCTGACTATATCGCTCCAGAAATTTTCCTGTACCAAGGGTACGGTCAAGAATGTGATTGGTGGTCTTTAGGGGCTATTATGTACGAATGTCTAATCGGCTGGCCTCCATTCTGTTCTGAAACACCTCAGGAAACCTACCGTAAAATCATGAATTTCGAACAAACGCTACAATTCCCAGATGATATCCATATATCATATGAAGCAGAGGACTTGATTAGAAGATTATTGACTCATTCCGAAAACCGTTTGGGTAGACATGGTGGTGCAGACGAAATTAAAGCTCACCCATTCTTCAATGGTGTGGACTGGAACACGATCAGACAAGTCGAAGCTCCATACATTCCAAAACTATCAAGTGTTACAGACACAAGATTCTTCCCTACGGATGAACTAGAAAACGTTCCAGATTCTCCAGCAATGGCACAAGCTGCAAGACAAAGAGAGCAAATGATGAAGCAACAACAAGGTGTTCCACAATCCAATGCTAAGGAAGACTTGCCTTTCATTGGTTACACGTACTCCAGGTTCGACTATTTGACAAGAAAGAATGCCTTATAG